The following proteins are encoded in a genomic region of Struthio camelus isolate bStrCam1 chromosome 3, bStrCam1.hap1, whole genome shotgun sequence:
- the URB2 gene encoding unhealthy ribosome biogenesis protein 2 homolog, with product MAAIYSGIHLKLKSAKTSWEDKLKLARFAWISHQCFLPNKEQVLLDWVSHTLVSYYSKKLELEDEVVEKLWTYLDNVIHSKRLQDLLKNGKTINLSFSIAQVINERLSEFCSQKAQQNIGTVLSCSSGILSTPSLSIIYTAKCELLVDLLSKLCELACQQLACDDAVGAQLFSILQLTFAQYLLIQRQQTNPNRVFGQVTSHLLQPCLLLRHLLTVRNWTQADDSHVRQHWSREIRNQVETLLQAGLFQPELFSSYREELLPEQEPQEKKKGALKTLLLPVDTLQTKLGSGFCEPALHGAVVAGSVSLLYKLFLDSYCKAENHLVCFHMFSRLFDCLRLSGLQQGVREDVLSPADWSTELLALEQLLNLVLSSDIYNVASDRIRHKGIQFGFYRRLAQMLMSHSQASIPAWFRCLKLLMSLSHMIVEPDLGDLVASAWIDAKASEPRTKKPQEALIGTVFHTYSKLRQFPRLFEEVLSVICQPAANELRMPVLSAGLTAKLRECLLELPPNQILDIVCLLVENCQTVIIPAVEGDSDMALKLMSISSVLHAFLFNVRSLDDVTPSPVVLRTQSLLAKIQKGIIQPLLELLQARGEEEKPELWLRKTSDSALLLVYTWVEVNTLFGISCSKYVSPSAETAVTASTGRHWGVSALLPGVEEQCWEKVMALASSFASASKYCLELLTLQKMKMILMQAKADPQALQHAAAFILETGRSSMNRGETEPWDGDISAINDLTYPTAHWHLVLSNLTILLPYLSLKDVEYVANVLLETLVLAKAQEVNGDQEPFVSIGKVSLGLMHSPFLPEMRVLHCAFLSSLIHQFSKVLHSAATGSVDLPLQQLSADNIPWHEEILAPCETVELLVGAPSENKLQKDELSLSWKTLEEVAQCILLLAKNNSPVILKEGQLESCLGLLEITSLLKLDSLFPSDCVRCFLLLLSLVANTRANVSCGKLLSLKFLRTCFYLLRCLQAGRNANSVFKVFHASDALEAVMTSLLTASKFFTDVLTDPAWAECLQEAQTFLEHFLQMIVERRQSVRLNLEKFLSFLVSCKPDVGAARNKCCKNWNPAAGQLLLMAFTTLCHVLTLYLQHQPEKKLQSADVLSALLEPAILQMGRAVERNLQSNMQNQPLPIAFIPSVTTLLKADLSRALNKEGWQKNPKEPHGFLERPRITLYQKFYSQILRELPCAGGHLQFLRSALQFLSVFCSVPDLSPGKETAVTVVYAVKKLLAGSEITVQVIQNLEMELTEVLVQLLGNCSAEEFYAIMKLALQGLEVRNIWQQNAQEVLSAVTLIKLLLSCPLSGDKEKAFWFASPQIITALAMQTKEACQDQALISTIVVPILETTAVLLRQGEGVLLNPHHVALAFNILLTVPLDHLKTEDYGSVFLGVHEVLFSILQCHPKVMLKAAPSFLNSFHRLVISVMHEGRQKGDRGNIDEFEVTLKCAHLVERMYTHIAAETEEFTVFSAFIVAQYVTELQKVTLHPAVKKHLTEGIYHILDLCIERDIKFLNASLPAGVREVFKDLYNDYNHYHKAKKQGEEKYTA from the exons GATCTATTCGGGGATCCACCTGAAACTGAAGAGTGCTAAGACTTCCTGGGAAGACAAACTCAAACTAGCTCGTTTCGCCTGGATTTCTCACCAGTGCTTTCTTCCTAATAAAGAGCAA GTATTACTGGACTGGGTAAGCCATACTTTGGTTTCATACTACAGCAAGAAACTTGAACTGGAGGATGAAGTTGTTGAGAAACTCTGGACATATCTAGACAATGTTATCCATAGTAAAAGACTTCAGGATCTTTTAAAGAACGGAAAGACCATCAATCTCAGTTTTTCTATCGCACAG GTCATAAACGAAAGGTTGTCGGAGTTCTGTTCtcaaaaagcacagcaaaacatTGGCACGGTGCTGAGTTGCTCCAGTGGTATCCTTTCTACTCCTTCGCTCTCCATTATTTACACAGCTAAATGTGAGCTTTTGGTTGATCTCCTCAGCAAGCTGTGTGAGCTGGCTTGTCAGCAGCTGGCTTGTGATGATGCTGTGGGCGCCCAGCTGTTCAGCATTCTGCAGCTTACCTTTGCTCAGTACCTCCTGATCCAGAGGCAGCAGACCAACCCAAATCGTGTGTTTGGGCAAGTGACAAGCCATTTGCTCCAGCCCTGTCTGCTGCTGAGGCACTTGCTGACTGTGAGGAACTGGACGCAGGCAGATGATAGCCATGTGCGTCAGCACTGGAGCAGGGAAATCCGAAACCAAGTAGAGACTCTGCTGCAGGCTGGACTGTTCCAGCCTGAGCTCTTCTCATCCTACAGAGAGGAGCTGCTGCCAGAACAGGAGccccaggagaagaaaaaaggagcttTGAAAACTCTCTTGCTACCAGTTGACACACTGCAGACCAAGCTGGGCAGTGGCTTTTGTGAACCTGCGCTCCATGGGGCTGTTGTGGCAGGTTCGGTGTCCCTGCTGTATAAGCTCTTTCTGGACTCTTACTGTAAGGCAGAAAACCACCTTGTGTGCTTCCACATGTTCAGCAGGCTTTTTGACTGTCTCAGGCTCTCTGGCCTGCAGCAGGGTGTGAGGGAGGATGTGCTCTCCCCTGCAGACTGGAGCACAGAGCTGCTTGCCTTGGAACAGCTTTTGAACTTGGTGCTTAGCAGTGATATCTACAATGTTGCTAGTGACCGCATCCGGCACAAGGGGATACAGTTTGGGTTTTACCGCAGGCTGGCACAGATGCTGATGAGTCACTCGCAAGCTTCCATCCCTGCTTGGTTCAGATGTCTCAAACTCCTCATGTCATTAAGCCACATGATTGTGGAGCCAGACCTGGGTGACTTAGTGGCCTCTGCTTGGATTGATGCAAAGGCCTCTGAGCCGCGTACAAAGAAGCCTCAGGAGGCTCTTATCGGCACTGTATTTCATACTTATTCCAAGCTGCGTCAGTTCCCACGGCTCTTTGAGGAGGTGCTGTCAGTCATTTGCCAGCCAGCTGCTAATGAACTGAGGATGCCTGTCTTGTCTGCTGGCCTGACAGCCAAGCTTCGTGAGTGCCTCCTTGAGCTGCCGCCCAACCAGATTCTGGACATTGTGTGTCTCTTAGTGGAGAATTGCCAGACTGTTATCATTCCTGCAGTTGAAGGCGATTCTGACATGGCCTTGAAGCTGATGTCGATCAGCTCGGTGCTGCACGCTTTTCTGTTCAACGTGAGGAGCCTAGATGACGTCACTCCTTCCCCTGTGGTCCTTCGCACTCAgagtctgttggcaaagatacagAAGGGAATAATCCAGCCACTGCTGGAACTGCTGCAGGctaggggagaggaagagaagccaGAGCTTTGGTTAAGGAAGACCAGCGactctgctctgctccttgttTACACTTGGGTTGAAGTAAACACTTTGTTTGGTATTAGCTGCAGTAAATATGTGTCTCCATCAGCTGAAACTGCTGTTACTGCATCTACTGGAAGACACTGGGGCGTTTCAGCTCTCCTCCCTGGTGTGGAGGAACAGTGTTGGGAGAAAGTCATGGCGCTCGCAAGTAGTTTTGCCTCCGCTAGTAAATATTGCTTAGAACTGCTCACACTCCAGAAAATGAAGATGATCTTAATGCAGGCCAAGGCTGATCCCCAGGCCTTGCAGCATGCTGCAGCTTTCATCCTGGAGACTGGGAGATCCAGCATGAACAGGGGAGAAACTGAACCGTGGGATGGAGATATAAGTGCAATAAATGATCTCACCTACCCCACAGCACACTGGCACCTTGTCCTCTCCAACCTGACTATTTTATTGCCATATCTTTCCTTGAAAGATGTAGAGTACGTTGCCAACGTGCTTCTGGAGACGTTAGTATTGGCCAAAGCTCAAGAAGTTAATGGAGACCAGGAGCCTTTCGTTAGCATTGGAAAGGTATCTCTTGGTTTAATGCATAGTCCCTTTCTCCCAGAAATGAGGGTCTTGCATTGTGCTTTTCTGAGCAGCCTTATTCATCAGTTCAGTAAGGTGCTACACTCCGCTGCTACTGGTTCTGTAGATCTGCCACTTCAACAGCTGTCTGCAGATAACATCCCTTGGCATGAAGAGATCCTGGCTCCTTGCGAAACTGTTGAACTGCTGGTGGGGGCACCATcagaaaacaaactgcagaaGGATGAACTCAGTTTGTCTTGGAAAACGCTGGAAGAAGTTGCCCAGTGTATATTATTGCTAGCAAAAAACAATTCTCCTGTCATCCTGAAAGAAGGTCAGCTAGAAAGCTGTTTGGGTTTGCTAGAAATTACTTCTCTTCTGAAACTAGACAGTCTTTTTCCCTCAGACTGTGTCCGGTGTTTTCTCTTGCTGCTGTCCTTGGTAGCCAATACTAGGGCTAACGTCTCTTGCGGCAAGCTGTTATCGTTGAAGTTTTTAAGGACCTGCTTCTACCTTCTGAGGTGCCTGCAAGCTGGTCGGAATGCCAACTCCGTCTTTAAGGTTTTTCATGCCAGCGATGCTCTCGAGGCTGTAATGACCTCCCTGCTTACAGCTAGCAAGTTCTTCACTGATGTTTTGACTGATCCTGCCTGGGCAGAGTGTCTCCAGGAAGCTCAGACCTTTTTGGAGCACTTTCTTCAGATGATTGTTGAGCGACGACAAAGCGTGAGACTCAACTTGGAAAAGTTCCTGTCTTTTTTGGTGAGCTGCAAGCCAGATGTTGGTGCAGCCAGaaataaatgctgtaaaaactggaatcctgcagctgggcagctgcTGCTCATGGCATTCACCACACTGTGTCACGTCCTCACGCTCTACCTTCAGCATCAGCCAGAGAAGAAACTGCAGTCTGCAGATGTGCTGTCTGCTTTGTTGGAGCCAGCAATTCTGCAGATGGGAAGAGCTGTTGAACGTAATCTTCAGAGCAACATGCAAAACCAGCCTTTGCCTATAGCATTCATACCATCTGTCACTACTCTTCTCAAGGCAGATCTGAGCCGTGCCCTCAATAAAGAGGGATGGCAGAAGAACCCTAAAGAGCCCCATGGATTTTTGGAGCGTCCTCGTATTACACTGTACCAAAAGTTTTACTCTCAGATCCTGAGAGAGCTGCCCTGTGCAGGAGGTCATCTCCAGTTCCTTCGGTCTGCCTTGCAGTTCTTAAGTGTCTTCTGCTCAGTACCGGATCTGTCTCCTGGAAAAGAAACTGCAGTAACTGTGGTTTATGCTGTTAAAAAGCTTCTTGCTG GTTCTGAGATCACAGTGCAGGTGATTCAAAATTTAGAGATGGAACTGACAGAGGTACTTGTCCAGCTGTTAGGAAACTGCTCTGCTGAAGAGTTTTATGCCATAATGAAGCTCGCGCTACAGGGACTTGAAGTGAGGAATATTTGGCAGCAGAACGCTCAA GAAGTATTGTCAGCTGTTACTCTAATCAAATTGTTGCTCAGCTGCCCATTAAGTGGAGACAAGGAAAAAGCTTTCTGGTTTGCCAGCCCACAGATAATCACAGCTTTAGCT ATGCAAACCAAAGAAGCCTGTCAGGACCAAGCGTTGATTTCCACCATAGTTGTACCTATCCTGGAGACCACAGCAGTTCTGCTGAGGCAAGGAGAAGGGGTTCTCTTGAACCCTCACCATGTGGCCTTGGCATTCAACATTCTCCTAACAGTCCCCCTAGATCACCTGAAGACAGAGGACTATGGCAGTGTCTTCCTGGGAGTCCATGAAGTGCTCTTCTCTATTCTGCAGTGTCACCCAAAG GTTATGTTAAAAGCAGCACCATCTTTCCTGAACAGTTTCCATCGTCTGGTCATTTCTGTTATGCATGAAGGGCGTCAGAAAGGAGACAGAG GCAACATAGATGAATTTGAAGTTACACTGAAATGCGCGCACTTGGTGGAACGGATGTATACTCATATTGCTGCAGAGACAGAGGAATTCACTGTGTTTTCTGCCTTCATTGTGGCTCAGTATGTGACAGAATTGCAGAAG GTGACTTTGCACCCCGCAGTGAAGAAACATCTTACAGAAGGGATATATCACATCCTTGACCTTTGCATTGAACGAGACATCAAGTTCTTAAATGCGTCACTACCAGCAGGTGTAAGGGAAGTCTTTAAAGATCTGTACAATGATTACAACCACTatcacaaagcaaaaaaacagggGGAGGAAAAATATACCGCATGA